From Erigeron canadensis isolate Cc75 chromosome 5, C_canadensis_v1, whole genome shotgun sequence:
GATGATATGACATGCTAATTGTTTGTGAAACTTAGGTCGGGTATAAAAGGCCCAGCATAAAATCCTTTTCAAGCAGtgtgttaaaacttaaaagagtCATAACTCACAGAATACTTCCATGATTTGAGATTTTGAGTCACCCATTATATGAAGTTATGGACAATAACTATAATGTGTTGATAAATTTTTACCGACTTATTTCATGGGAAAAAGAACTCGTAATTGACTGTGATTGAGCTTAAGCAAAACGAAGAGAGCCCATTGAAAAAGGTGTTGGTGTTGCCGTTGCCAAGGCTACTGAAAAGCGGCAAAAAAACCTTTAAGAAATATTTGTTACATTTTACGGATGTCATGCTAGCACTACATATAAATGTTGTATCATGTATGTTTGATTTTATCGATAGTATGTAACCGAAAGCGTTGCTATAAAAATACTTAACTGTAGTAGTCAGTTAAAAATCATgacatatatattgttataacTTTTTAACTAGAGGCTTAGAGGGTCACTTATGTGATACAAGCTTTATAATCTATTTATAGATTCATAGATTattaacatttaattttaatcGTTTAGTTGAATTAATAAGCTCttacaattaaaatttaaatcttaatatatattttccaaGCCAATAATGACTAGTCCAATTGGTCAGAGACATTTCCATGTGTTTACCCAAAGTGTTGAGTTCGATCTGTAAGGATGACAAATTTTGggttttcctccgaatacttgtaacagcCTATAATCAACATCTTGTTGTccagggtacgtgcaaggcttcactaTTATATAATGAGGTTTCCGTAATGTCGTGTCCCAACTGAATGTTcgaaggaaaaaaaattcatattttcCAAAAACATTTAGTTAAACTTCTCcaaaactaagaaaaaaaacaatttatgtTGCCGTACGGCTAGTCATATCAAAATCTTACtttgtaaataaaaattactAAAGATAAAATTAGAAAGCTGTTTTAAATTGCTTTACTTCGTTATttgcattttctttttaataaataaaaacaataaactaTCTTAGCAACtggtataaatatttttttgtgtaaGCAAGCCATCAAGGTATGAAATTCACCTATAATTTGTTTTCTTAATCACTTCCCGCCATCAcgcaaaaataaataaagactggaactgaaaaaaaatataaaaaaatataaaattggcTTTCATtctataatttaaaataatacacTCTGCGCACACTTATTGCGTttcaattcaataaaaaaaatttgtaatagAGTAacggaagaagaagaagaatggcAGATGATGATGACGTGCGCAAATGGTCGGTGACGTACACGAAGCAGATTAAACAGAAGCGCAAAGTTTATCAGGACGGATTCTTACATCTCTACTCATCCTCTCACAAGGttcctttcatttcatttttgtatatatacatatatctctatatctatagGTTTGTTTCAGTTCTGTTCTCTCTAGGTTTCGATTTGAGTTTTATATCGTTTCCTGAATTTtgactttatatttttttgactttttagtcaaacATGCTATCTTCAGTTTTATCTGTATCTGAATTTTGACTTCAGTTTGACTTTTTGTAAGAGCTAAActgatgatatgatatataattataattatatatagaaagaaagggttatttgagaactcacaaataaaaaaaaaacgcgagaacaattctggaccacttattttcttatattttctttctctttccattaaataagaaaattcacccaaatcatttaaaatgctttatctcacaaaccgtaaatcgttgaTGTGGTGTGGATGCCAAaatagtaaattttttttatatatctgtTTCATGTgtgtttatattatatgtatatgttgataaTAGATTTTTGAGGTATTATAATTTATCGAAGACGATGGAAAGGTGTAGTCCCATAAAATTAGTCTTACCTCCTTTTAGTGTTTGTTGATAGTAACAGGACTACATCAGCGAATGTTGAATCGCTGATTTTGGAATCTCGTTTTATGTTTGTGCTTAAGATGCTAAAAACATCTGAGCACTTGTGTTTTAATGTACGTACTTAGAATGATAGCTTATATGCTTTGCATTGGTTCCTGCAATCCCAGTCGTTCATTTTGGACCTTTCGTTGATTTTTAGGACCCAAAGTGCCAATATGCATTGACGCAGTGGCGATGATAAATAAATCTATGGAGAGATACCTTCTTATAAACTGTCGTTTGTGCGAGTTTGTGCATTCAGTGTCTTTGTGTGTTTCATATAAGCCAAAACTTGTAACTTAATATCTTTGGTGTGAGATATATACTCTAATAATCATTCAAAACTACAATATAGTTCTGCTGCTATGAAGCAGATGAATAGTAAATTAATATCTTTTGATAGGGAAGACGTGAAAGAAAAGTAATATGAGTGCTTGTCTTTGGGTGAtattagagggtgtttggaaGTGAATATTGCATATAGCTTATTGCATTATCTTTAAGTCAGGTGAGTGATGTTTTAAGCTGTTAGATATATGCGATCTAGAAGCTCTGTATCTGAGGAACTACTTTATAATTAAACATcagtgtcttttttttttcatgattataaatCTTTTGACAGGTTAAGTTATATGATGACTGTGAAAAACTCTTGGATAGCAAAATTGTGAAACTTGACGATGATGCTGTTAGGTCGGGTGAAACATTAACACTTGGTTCTTATCTTGTTGATATTGGTGACCTTCATGGAGAAACTAATCCCATTCCAAACCCAATTCTTCAAAGAGACAAAACTATGGCTGACGGGGATGTCACATTCAACAGTAGTAAGTTGAAAGGTTAAATGCACGCAACAGAAATGTACGTCAATTTCACATTTAGACAATACAAAATAGCAACATAACTCAGTTTTCTGTCACTTAACAAACTAATATTTGTCAACTCTTGCTATGATAGAGACATTATATTGGTTTGACCATCAGTTGGTAATAATACTGAACAAAAATTACAGCCAATTATTACCACTTGACCAAATCTAAAGCATGCTGCTGTTTTGTGTTAAAAGGCGACAGTACATTTCCTGAAATGGATACATtgtgtaaaaataataatgtgttGCCTAATATAGGAATTTGCCGAAAATATGTTGCTATTGTGTGCATGTAATCATTGTTTAACAATAACTGCTTCTTTATTCTGATGTTTAGCTTGTAAATTTCACACATCTCTATGCTCTTCTTTTCTTGCTTAGCAACCAGGAAGTCTGGCTTGCACAATAGTAAAACGTCATCAATCAATCTGAGTCCTTCACATAAAATGATTAGAGGTTAGTATATTAAATTCATAAACATACAATGTATCTTCTACATCTACCCACCTTAATAATCAATATTTTCTTGGAATGTATCCTTGAATATATGGCTATGTACTCAAAATAgatgtaaattaataaattatactGTCTGGCTAATATCAATTTTCATCAGACATTAAGAACTGTCTGAACAATATTCAAAGGAGTATACAGAGTACCAAAgtattttactaacaaaacaaaaacaaagttaACGAGCAGCATTGCTAAGTAGTTACAAAGTGTGATTTTACTTGAATTCTAAGCCAGTTTAAACGTGGACCAGTAATCTGTGAGGTATAATCTCAGTTTGACACTAAAAACCTTTGTTGTTTTTATCGCTGATAACCACCCCCAGGCAAAACCAAATTGATTGGTGTAAATCTATTACATACACTTAGGTGGGCTTAGTCAAGTGGCTTACCTACCTCTATAAAAGAATTCACTTCCGTTAAACTTCTAAAAACAGGGGACAATCTATTCCTGACTTACTAGGATCCTGCATGGCTTCTTACATAAATAGCTTATCTTGTAATGATATTACGCACTAATGCACCATTGTCCTTACTTTAAGCTTCATGATATCAGAGTTCAAGAGACGTGAGGTCAACAAGTATTCTTCTTCACCCAGTATTCAAGAAACAAAGAAAGCTGATTCAACAGGTTATTACCACAGATATTTCAACTGAAAATATCGGGCACAAATTAATGATCTACTCAAATATTAGTTGAATGTCTAACTATTTGTAGGATAATTTCATATTGCTATTACCTTTCTAGTTtgatcttcttttcttttctttttcttcttagaGTGGGAGGTCTTGTACACTACTCAATTAACGCAAAAAGCCAAGAAGTACCATGATGGAATTATGAGAGTTGCATTTTCTGGAATGCGTGGGAGACAGGTCAAAATTTCGACACATTACATGTATAGTACTATAACCATATAATTTCCCATCGCTATTCATTATTTCTCAGGCAGTGCTGTATGATGAAACAAGCAATCTCTTGGACAGCAAATTCCTTAAAAAAGATGAAGTTATTAGCGCTGGCGGATCTATGAGATTTGATGGTCATTTAGTGGACATTGTAGAACTAAAAGTCAATAAACCTGTCAAGGATACCAGTGTTGACAGAAGTAATTGCAATACACAGAATACAGACAAGGAGCATCTTGCCGGTTTGTTCATCTATCCTTGATCTAGAACTGACCTCAATGAAACATGATCAATGTTCTAGAAGTTAATGGCCCATTGGAATGATAGTATAACTTACCAGTTTCTGGAACATCAATACAGATTTTACTCCAGTCTTTAAGTATTTTGCATTACTTACACTTGGTTGCATATCATGTCCATTTAAAGCCAATATAGATGCAAGCTGATAGAGTTTGTTGCCTTTTGATGGGTGATAATAATTGTGTGTCCCATTGAATTGCTGTTTCACTTATGTCAAACTATTTGAATTCAGATCTCAAGAAATGTGAAGCTACCAAGTCTTCTGTCACAGCAAGTTCtgcatatacaacaaaaacTGATTTGAAAGGTCGGTCATTTTACATACCTTtacttctcttttcttttccttaaaaaaaCACCGCTACATACTCTTACTTCTTCGAAGCTCAATTTCTTACTTATATGGACTTCATGCTTGAAGCAAGTCGTTCTGTTATGTTCTTTGATTGTTCGAAGTTTAACTCCATACATTGTTATGGTCATCTTCTTCTCCTACAAACAGAGTGGGATGTCATGTACACTACTCAAGTAACTCAAAAGACCAAGAAGTACCATGATGGCATCTTGAAACTTGCAAGTAGTGGATCACAAGGGAGGCAGGTTAAATTTCTCATTGTTATTGTATAAGATATATACATTCCTTTTTGAGTATGGTTATTGGTTAAATGATCAAAACTATCAGATAGCCTAACCTACTCTGGATATGAAGTAACACTCATAATaatgtttcattttaatttagaGTCACTGGTTATTCCCTCTACTGTTGTGCGATTAGCATGTTTAGTCTTATAAAACCTGCAAGTAAGAGATTTAGTggtgaaataattaaaagattgTGATCGCCTTGAATTTCTTTggtattagtttatatattttcttttaggaGAAGATGGAACAATTTTGTCCcgcatatatattaatttgatgGGCCATCTTTAAATTTTAGGAAGCTACTTTGTTAGCGGACGATGGATTGGTTTTATCCCACAGATATCTTAAACTATCAGAGGACATCAGCAGGGGAAGTTCATTTAACATGACAAGCTACTTGGTGGAAGTTGGCGAGCCAAGGAAGCAATCTGAAGGTAGGTTTTGTGGTTCCACGGTATAATTATTTTGTTGAAgtacttgaaagttgaaactatGTATGAGGTTGTTTTCTTCCATGAACTGCTTAATTATGTAGGGATGTGTCCAAAGAAACCTTCCACATCTGAAAATGTAATCTCGGAAATTAGGACCATTGATGCTGATAAGATCAATTTGTGTAAGAGAATCCCAGCTACCAGACCACCATCTGACGGTAAGACTAAGAATTAAGATTCATAGCTTATTTGTtgtatattgttttcgtgtcGGTACATCATCAAGCTGTAGTTATTTGAAGTGAAAGAATCTATTACATTGTAGAACTAAAAGCAAATGTAGCTTCTGTCATTATAAGGGCATGAAATTCCTTTTCAAGTTTGTCTTACATTTTgtagaaaaactttcaaaaagaGCTTCATCCTTGCAAGATACTGATACAAAGATCAGAAACTCCATCGCTGATAAAGTTATATCAACGAATATCAGCAAAAACAAGCCTTTACGTGATGGTAAGTAATGTAACGCGCCATTTTTTTCTGACTGGAATGTATAATTATGATAACTTTGTACCTCTATTATCTTTTGTTTATATGCATTTTAATAGAATTTAGAAGCACTTCCCATATAAAGAGAAGTGGTGGTTGGGGGTTTGGGCCAGCATGTACATCCCATATTTCAAGTAATTGTTGAATTCTGCATGTAAACTGCAATGAATATACTTAGCTTATCCATTGGGACAAAGGGAGGTGTGGATGATTATCtgtcttttatataaaaacttcaCCTCAAAGATCCACGATTGTTTAAATTGCCCTCTTTTGCTATGCAGCTCATTCAATTTTGGCTTTTTTGAAAAAACCCGGTACGCAAGAAGGTGTTAGAATAGAAAAAGTACACATAGATGAGGTCCATCCTTCAAAGGATTCAGCATTTGTTCAATCAGGCATCTTATATCAGCTAGAGGGTCATCAAACATCCGGTGGTAGATTCGAAGAGGCATCCTGCATTGAGGAAACTCAGGCTGTTGATGCTGGAGGACACCCAAAAGTGATGCCGTCTAAAGGtaactatatttattttgatttttttttcatgttaaaTCTGATCAGCATAGCCGTCAGCAAGTTCTGATGTAGAAATGCATATCTTTCGCAGAAACATCTACTTCAATCTCCAATGACCCAGCTAAAGAAACAAAAGAGCAAAGTAACACTCAGGTGGTTCATATTGAAGTCTTTTCCTTTGCGTATTGCACAAAACTTCCTATATATGAGTAGATGTGCATTTAAGTGCATTTTATGCGTTCATAAAGCTGCCTATCTATGGTGCATGACTGATTACCACCGCAAGATTTTGGTTATCTGCAAAAGTCTCCAATTTGTGTCTACTTGGATCTATACATTTGTTGAAAACTGTTTTGCTTAAATGCAGAATTTCTGTAAGAACATGAAGATTGACTCTAGCGTGCGTGAAGTCTCTACCGACACAAGGAAGGGTTTCAAGGATACAAAAGTAATAAATGATGACATTCCAAGTTTTGATCTTGGATTTGACTAAGAGACGTATTATGTTGCTACTTGTGAGTACTTTATCATTGCAGTTTTCACACCAAACAACTCCACCGTGAAATGAGAGTTACAGCAGAAACAAACATTGTGTAGCATTGTGTTTGAAACATTCATATATAACTAAAGTTTGAGACCTCATTAGCCCTTGCAATTTTGCCGTCTGGTTATGGTTATCAAACTTATCTGCAGACTCATCATATTTGCTTGCTCCAACTTGGTCATGTCAGCGTCATTAACCACATCCATTTTTATCTTTCCATTTTGGTTGTACCATCTGTTCATGTCTGCACCTACAAATCTTGTAATTGTTTAAAAGGGTTAAgaaaaattttatt
This genomic window contains:
- the LOC122601259 gene encoding uncharacterized protein LOC122601259, coding for MADDDDVRKWSVTYTKQIKQKRKVYQDGFLHLYSSSHKVKLYDDCEKLLDSKIVKLDDDAVRSGETLTLGSYLVDIGDLHGETNPIPNPILQRDKTMADGDVTFNSTTRKSGLHNSKTSSINLSPSHKMIREFKRREVNKYSSSPSIQETKKADSTEWEVLYTTQLTQKAKKYHDGIMRVAFSGMRGRQAVLYDETSNLLDSKFLKKDEVISAGGSMRFDGHLVDIVELKVNKPVKDTSVDRSNCNTQNTDKEHLADLKKCEATKSSVTASSAYTTKTDLKEWDVMYTTQVTQKTKKYHDGILKLASSGSQGRQEATLLADDGLVLSHRYLKLSEDISRGSSFNMTSYLVEVGEPRKQSEGMCPKKPSTSENVISEIRTIDADKINLCKRIPATRPPSDEKLSKRASSLQDTDTKIRNSIADKVISTNISKNKPLRDAHSILAFLKKPGTQEGVRIEKVHIDEVHPSKDSAFVQSGILYQLEGHQTSGGRFEEASCIEETQAVDAGGHPKVMPSKETSTSISNDPAKETKEQSNTQNFCKNMKIDSSVREVSTDTRKGFKDTKVINDDIPSFDLGFD